Sequence from the Populus nigra chromosome 17, ddPopNigr1.1, whole genome shotgun sequence genome:
AAAGAGGGGTCCTTTTGTATCCCTGCAGTTGATGTCCAGATGGACAAATATAGTGGGGCTGAATGTAGGTATGGGTGAGTTTGTGCATAAGCACCCCCATGTGTTTGATGTATTTACACACCCGGTTAGGAGGAATTTGTGTTGTAGGATTAGTGGGAAATTCAAGGGTTTGGTGAGTGAAGAAGAGGGTCTTGTGAAAGATTGTGAATTGGAGTGTGCGAAGAGAGTTAAAAGGTTGTTAATGTTGTCTAAAAACGGGAGACTTCATGTTCATGCTTTGAGGTTGATTAGGAGAGAATTGGGGTTGCCTGAGGATTTTAGGGAGTCAGTTTTAGGGAAGTATAAGGAAGATTTTAGGCTGGTTGATTTGGAGATTGTTGAATTGGTTGATAAAGATGAGAACTTCGGggtggctgaagttgagaaatggagagagaaagagtatAGAGAGAAGTGGTTGAGTGAGTTTGAGACGAAGTTTGCATTTCCTATCAATTTCCCTACGGGGTTTAAGATTGAAAGGGGGTTTAGAGAGAAGTTGAAGAATTGGCAAATGCTTCCTTATTTGAAGCCTTATGAGGGAAATGAGGTTGTTCAGGTGGGCGCTTGTGGTGGGAATAATAGATATGAGAAACGGGCGGTAGCGATGATTCATGAGTTGTTGAGTTTGACAGTGGAGAAGATGGTTGAGGTTGAGAGATTGGCTCATTTTAAAAAGGATTTTGGTATGGAAGTGAATGTGCGCGAGTTGTTATTGAAAAATCCTGGGATTTTCTATATATCAACTAAGGGAAGCACTCATACTGTTATTCTTAGGGAAGCATATAGTAAAGGTTGTTTGATTGAGCCAAATCCGATTTATGTTGTTAGGAGGAAGATGTTGGATCTTGTATTGCTGGGTTGTAGAAACACAAGAGAGTTGCAAGCTGAGGAAGAAATTAAGAACGGGAGTGACAGTCTCATTAGGAAAGCATTTGCTGGAAATACAACAGTTGGCGAGTGGGTTGTCCCAATTTTAGAGAGTTTTGACAATGTAAATGACCATGATGATCCAGGTGAAATCATTGATGCATCAGCGGAGTTTGATGGATGCTAGGAAAATTGAAGCGGTGAAAATGACGAACGAGCTAGGGGGTGATCCAAAATAAGCATATGGTGACTTTACATTCATTATCCAAGATGTAATTCCGTGGACTGTTTGAACATCAACAAGGTTGCCGCGACAAGCAGTTCTCCTTTTATAAATGGAGTAATTTCACACAGTACATCAACACATCCTTTTTGTAACACCGCGTATTATCAGTTTAACACTTTCTTCCTCCTTTGTCAGGGGAAAGGAGTAGTATCGTGTAGCATTCCAGAATGTCCAAGGGACAGAATGTTCACCTTAAGTTGCTTCACAGTCTTATGAGATATGCAGCAGTTTGAAAATGCAGGTACTCTGATCGAAAATGATGACTGAAGACAAATAACTAGTGTTATATAGGATGCATAGGTTTCTTCTCAGACATGCTAAGGGTCCCGGGAACTAACTGCGAGGATGAAATGTGATTGGTTGCTTTAAAGATGATCAGGCTGGAATTAAGGACAAGCATTCAAGGGGTCAGGGGATTGATGGCCTTGGCTGAACTTGAAATAAGCATGGCTGTCTCCGA
This genomic interval carries:
- the LOC133676573 gene encoding protein ROOT PRIMORDIUM DEFECTIVE 1, whose amino-acid sequence is MNLSKVSKHHCLLQFRIHINPQETNLPKIPFGPFNLFIQRRWKKPANTAQTRLESRTIDSKLNRLTTYLKKLKTILKIYELMSNRKRGPFVSLQLMSRWTNIVGLNVGMGEFVHKHPHVFDVFTHPVRRNLCCRISGKFKGLVSEEEGLVKDCELECAKRVKRLLMLSKNGRLHVHALRLIRRELGLPEDFRESVLGKYKEDFRLVDLEIVELVDKDENFGVAEVEKWREKEYREKWLSEFETKFAFPINFPTGFKIERGFREKLKNWQMLPYLKPYEGNEVVQVGACGGNNRYEKRAVAMIHELLSLTVEKMVEVERLAHFKKDFGMEVNVRELLLKNPGIFYISTKGSTHTVILREAYSKGCLIEPNPIYVVRRKMLDLVLLGCRNTRELQAEEEIKNGSDSLIRKAFAGNTTVGEWVVPILESFDNVNDHDDPGEIIDASAEFDGC